One genomic region from Alteromonas pelagimontana encodes:
- a CDS encoding ligase-associated DNA damage response DEXH box helicase, with protein MFSRWFNDKGWQLRDYQLKMLKHAPNHAATLLIAPTGAGKTLSGFLPSLVSLFNSPRQGLHTLYISPLKALTQDIHRNLEVPVADMNLPVTIETRTGDTPSYKRQRQRKKPPNILLTTPESLMLLLSYADAPEIFGHLQTIIIDEVHSLVANKRGDFTTLALSRLHALSPNANRIGLSATVAQPEALAAWLGKTGEPASIIKVDAPVAPAVTMLKSEARMPFGGFMARYAIPEVYAAVEKSRTTLVFVNTRAQAELVFQMLWEENRAALPIALYHGSLSKEQRRRTESFMSAGKLRAVVCTSALELGIDWGDVDLVIQIGAPKGVSRLLQRIGRANHRLDEPSQALLVPANRFEALECQAAMDAIAQGLLDGEAPIAGAMDILPQFIVNCACSAPAMPDEIYAQVLDAPPYQGISRQEFDKLWQFTVDGGYALRAYERYRRLVKNEEGAFYPASKRIIQRHRQNIGTIVEAGRLKVKRIRRGNQGKIIGEVEEHFAQQLVQGDTFFFAGEVLKFEAIRDMQLHARPSKGGEPKIPSYAGGQMPLSTFLAEGVRHILDTPENWDSLPAQVLEWLTLQSAFSRLPDKKHVLIEQFPYRKMNYTLYYTFEGRKANQTLGMLLTRRMEKLHLKPLSFSVTDYGLSICSVEKISVTQLDELFQPDILGDELENWMLHAPMLKRSFRQVAVVSGLAEQNYHSTHKTMKQVTFSTDLIYDTLREYDPDHILLAVTRADAERELLDLKRLADMLIRFANNTVLIDLPKVSPMAIPIVLDVRSEQIKGAGAHALMEQADLYAEAESLMDDVRAILAGNVAS; from the coding sequence ATATTTTCCCGATGGTTCAATGACAAAGGCTGGCAGCTTCGCGATTATCAGTTAAAAATGTTGAAGCACGCACCGAATCACGCCGCTACGCTGCTTATTGCGCCTACCGGCGCAGGTAAAACCTTATCCGGTTTTTTGCCATCACTGGTATCACTGTTTAACTCTCCCAGGCAAGGTTTGCACACCTTGTATATCTCCCCGCTTAAAGCGCTTACGCAGGATATACATCGCAACTTAGAAGTTCCTGTCGCGGATATGAACTTACCGGTTACTATTGAAACCCGTACCGGCGATACCCCTTCCTACAAGCGTCAGCGCCAGCGCAAGAAGCCGCCCAATATTCTTCTTACTACGCCTGAGTCATTAATGCTTTTGCTCTCTTATGCTGATGCGCCTGAGATTTTTGGTCACCTGCAAACGATAATTATTGATGAAGTGCATAGCTTGGTGGCAAATAAGCGCGGTGATTTCACCACCCTGGCATTATCCCGCTTACATGCCCTTTCACCCAATGCCAATCGTATTGGACTTTCCGCCACCGTTGCCCAGCCAGAGGCGCTGGCTGCGTGGTTAGGCAAGACCGGCGAACCCGCCAGTATAATAAAAGTGGATGCTCCCGTAGCGCCTGCCGTAACCATGCTCAAAAGTGAAGCGCGCATGCCGTTCGGGGGATTTATGGCACGTTATGCGATTCCTGAAGTCTATGCAGCAGTTGAAAAATCCCGTACCACATTAGTTTTTGTAAATACGCGCGCTCAGGCAGAGCTGGTGTTTCAAATGTTATGGGAAGAGAACCGAGCTGCATTACCTATAGCGCTATATCACGGTTCTCTTAGCAAGGAGCAACGCCGCCGCACCGAAAGTTTCATGAGTGCGGGTAAGCTGCGCGCGGTGGTCTGTACTTCTGCGCTGGAGCTGGGAATCGACTGGGGGGATGTGGATCTGGTTATTCAAATTGGGGCCCCGAAAGGAGTGAGCCGACTACTGCAAAGGATTGGCCGCGCCAATCACCGGCTTGATGAGCCCAGCCAGGCTTTACTTGTCCCCGCTAATCGGTTTGAAGCGCTGGAGTGTCAAGCGGCCATGGACGCCATCGCACAAGGCCTGTTGGATGGTGAAGCGCCAATCGCTGGCGCCATGGACATTTTGCCGCAATTTATCGTTAATTGTGCATGCAGTGCTCCTGCCATGCCTGATGAAATTTATGCCCAGGTACTTGATGCGCCGCCCTATCAAGGGATTTCTCGGCAAGAGTTTGACAAGCTTTGGCAATTTACCGTCGATGGAGGCTACGCCTTGCGTGCCTATGAACGATACCGGCGATTGGTAAAAAATGAAGAGGGCGCTTTTTATCCTGCCTCGAAAAGAATAATCCAGCGGCATCGCCAGAATATAGGAACTATTGTAGAAGCGGGGCGACTAAAAGTTAAGCGCATCCGCAGAGGCAATCAGGGTAAGATTATCGGTGAAGTTGAAGAGCATTTCGCCCAACAACTTGTTCAGGGCGATACCTTTTTTTTCGCCGGTGAAGTACTGAAGTTTGAAGCTATTCGAGACATGCAGCTACATGCGCGACCTTCAAAGGGCGGGGAGCCAAAAATCCCCAGCTATGCTGGCGGCCAGATGCCTCTATCCACATTTCTGGCAGAAGGGGTAAGGCATATATTGGATACACCTGAAAACTGGGATTCCCTGCCTGCGCAGGTACTGGAGTGGCTGACATTGCAGTCTGCATTTTCTCGCTTACCCGATAAGAAGCATGTGCTTATCGAACAGTTTCCCTATCGCAAAATGAACTATACGTTGTATTACACTTTTGAGGGGCGAAAAGCCAATCAAACGTTGGGCATGTTGTTAACGAGACGGATGGAAAAACTGCATCTGAAGCCTCTGAGTTTCAGTGTAACAGATTACGGGCTATCGATTTGTAGTGTGGAAAAAATCAGCGTTACGCAATTAGATGAACTCTTTCAACCCGATATTCTTGGAGACGAACTGGAAAACTGGATGCTCCATGCACCAATGTTAAAGCGGTCATTCCGTCAGGTGGCGGTGGTAAGTGGACTGGCTGAACAAAACTACCACAGCACCCACAAAACCATGAAGCAGGTGACGTTTTCAACGGACCTCATTTACGACACCTTACGCGAATACGACCCTGACCATATTCTGCTGGCGGTAACGCGAGCCGATGCGGAGCGGGAGTTACTGGACCTGAAGCGTTTGGCCGATATGCTAATTCGATTTGCAAATAATACCGTGCTGATAGATTTACCGAAAGTCTCTCCAATGGCTATTCCTATTGTGCTGGATGTGCGTAGTGAACAAATTAAAGGAGCCGGCGCACATGCGTTGATGGAACAAGCAGATTTGTATGCTGAAGCGGAATCTTTAATGGATGATGTCAGGGCCATACTGGCAGGAAATGTGGCGTCTTAA